One Varibaculum prostatecancerukia genomic window, TCATAATGTTATCGGAGCCGGTCAGGGCATCGGAGGCCCGCAGGTCGATTTCGTTTTGCCCCGGACCATTTTCATGATGCGAAAACTCTACCGAGATTCCCATTTCTTCCAGCATCGCCACTGCTCGGCGGCGAAAAGAGTTGTCCCCACCATTGGGAACGTGATCGAAGTAGGAGGCATTATCGATAGGGCGCAGCGGCTCATCTAAGGAAGTAGGCGGTTCTAGCAGGTAAAACTCAATTTCGGGGTGAATATTAAAAGTGAAACCGAGATCGGCGGCACGCTCCAGTTGCCGCTCTAGTACCCGGCGGGGATCGGAACGTGCCGGCTGTAGATCCGGGGTATAGACATCGCAAAACATGCGTCCAACTTCCCCGTCATCGCCCCGCCAGGGCAAGATTTGGAAAGTGGAGGCATCGGGGCGCAGCAACATATCGGATTCGTAAACCCGGGTAAAGCCTTCAATCGCGGAACCATCAAAGCCGATTCCCTCGTTGAAGGCGTCCTCTAATTCGGCGGGGTCAATCGCGACCGACTTTAGAGAGCCAGACACATCGGTAAACCAGAGGCGAATGAACTTTACTCCCAGTTCCGCAATCTTTTGTAGTACATCCTCTTGCGCTGAGTCCACGATTCTTCCTTACTTCTTATCGTTATTTTGGGGTATTAAATCATTAGTTCCCGCTGGGGTAGTTACTTGGCGTGCGCCCACCAACGCCTATCGTCGCTGCGACCGCATTTAAGCGGCAAACTAAACGCTTCTGAAAGATTCTCACTGGTCAGCACCTGGTCAATCTCACCGCTAGCCATGATTCTTCCTTCCTTCATCAGGGCGGCGCGATTAAAAGATGCCGGTATTTCCTCTAAATGATGGGTAACCATCACGATCTGTGGTGATTTTGGATCCGAGCTGAGTTCATCCAGGGCGGACAATAAAAGTTCGCGAGCCTGCAGATCCACCCCCGCTACCGGTTCATCCAATATCAAGATTTCCGGGTCAGCCATGAGGGCGCGGGCAATCAGTACCCGCTGGCGTTCTCCATCGGACAACGTGGATAACCTGCGGTCTTGCAAAGACGCTACCCCGAATAGTTCCATCAGGTTTGCTCGGCGCTGATAGTCGATATCTTCAAAATCTTGGTCACGCCCACGCACCATAGTGCCATAAGCGGCCGAAAGAATCAGCGCCTTCACGGTCTGCGATCCGGGAATCACTCGTAGCACCGCCGAAGAACATAGTCCTACCCGTTCATGTAGTTGTTGGACCGGTACCGCTCCCAGTCGTTGCCCTAAGATTTCTGCTTCTCCACTAGAGGGATAGTTACGAGCCGCCAAGATAGATATCAGAGTGGTTTTTCCCGCTCCATTGGGACCGAGGATTACCCAGTTCTCTCCAAGTTGGGATTGGAAGGAAACATCCTGAAGAATGGGGTTTCCCCCACGCAAAAAACTGACGTGTTGCAATCGGAGCAGAGTATCCATATTTCCCATCTTAACCAGTGTGCCTGCAGATAAGTGGCGGGGGCGAGCATCTTCCCCAAAGTGCTAGCCCCCGCCGCAGCTATTACCTTTCTAGCTGCCTATTTGTCTTATAAGAGGGAGCGGTACAGTTCCACAGTTTTATCTGCGACTGTCTGCCAAGAGAATTTTTCTTCTACCCGTTTGCGTCCGGCTTTACCCATTTTCTTGGCCAGCTCGGGATTCTCCAGCAGGGCGGTAATCCGCTCGGCCATATCCCGATGGAATTTATCTGGATTCGTGGGGGTGCCACTACCGTCAGATAGCTGTTCAATCGGTACTAAATATCCGGTTTCGCCCTCTGCAATGCAATCGGGAATCCCCCCGGTAGCGGTACCCACTACCGGCAGCTCCATGGCGGCAGCCTCCAGATTTACTATCCCCATCGGTTCGTAAATCGAGGGAGTAACAAATACATGTGCTGCCGACAAGATATTTACTAGCTGATCGTGCGGAAGCATTTCTTCAATCCAAATGATTCCGCTGCGCCGGGCAGATAGACCCTCTACCAATCCGCGAACTTCTTTTTCAATCTCCGGGGTATCTGGAGCCCCAGCACACAGCACTACCTGCGAATCTGCCGGAATCTGTTCGATTGCCTGCAAGAAGTGAGGCAGACCCTTTTGCCTAGTTATCCGGCCTACGAAAACCACAGTCGGTATCTCGGGGTTAATCCCGTATTTAGCCAGGGTTTGGGCAACCGCTTCCTGATCGGTAGGAAGCGCCCAATCAGTTAAATCCAGACCATTATGGATAACGTGGACTTTATCCGGATCTATCTGGGGGTAGGCACGCAAAATATCATCCTTCATCCCGTGAGAAACCCCCACCACCGCATCGGCTGCCAAGTAAGCGGTTTTTTCTGCCCAGGATGAGAGGTTATACCCGCCGCCTAGTTGTTCGCGTTTCCAAGGACGCAGAGGCTCTAGGGAGTGAGCGGTCACTACATGCGGGACTTCGTAAAGATTCTTTGCCCAGTGACCGGCCATATTCGCATACCAGGTGTGGGAATGGACTAGATCAGCCTGATCGCAATGCTGCGCCATCTGTAGGTCAATCCCTAGGGTACGTAGGGCGGCATTGGCTCCGTCTTGTTCGGCGCAATAGTCATATCCGGTAACCCGGATCTTCCCGCCATCATCGGGACGCGGACCGTCAAAGCAATGCACTCCCACATCGATTCTCTCTGCCAGCACCTTTGCCAGCTCAGTGACATGGACTCCGGCACCGCCATAAACATGAGGCGGATACTCGCGGCTCAATAAATCAACACGCATTTTGGGGATCCTTTCTTAGGTGACCTTTGAGATTGCTGTTATTTACCAGACTAGTGGAATCGCGGGGGCGCGGGGCAGGAACGAAAAATCCTTCGCTGCCGCCCCGCGCCCAAACATTCCTGACAAAGCGGGTTATTTCCGTTTCTTGTTAGGATTTACCCCTTCGAGTCTATTTTTAGCCAGGCGCATTCCGGCGTTACCAGTTTTTTCGCCCCTTTTCATATAGTAGTAGCGGTACAGGGGGTCTTTGTCGTAACCATTCTTTATTACCTGTTCCCAGATCCATTCATCGGTTATTTCTTTTCCTTGCCTTAACCGGTTTATGACTTCTAGGCTTTGTCCGTTGTAGGGGTCGAACCACCATTTTGGTCCGGCGCTTACTAGAACTCCGCCTTTGCCGTTCCCGCTCCCATCGCGTTTCATCCCTAGGTACTTGGGGCCAAGTTCCTCGATGAGGGCGACTTCTTCTTCTATCTGCCGCAGAACCCCGATATAGAGGAATACCACCAGGATCCGGGCGCAAAGTTTAAGGCAGGCTCGCAGGCATTCTTCCGGGTTTTGCTGGTAAAACATTTCGATAACTTCACCTCCTGCGTTTCCGATTCCCCCATCGATATGGAAGATTTCGTTAAAAAGACCCCTGACTATCGCCGCGACCTCTTTATCCGCATAGGATTCCTCCCATTCGGCGTGCTCCTCCCCCAGGTATTCTCGATACATAGGGGGATTTTCTTCGCGCACCAGACAATCGCGGGTGAAAAACAGTAGTCCCTTAAAGTAACTGGAATACCGAAAATATAAGGGATGCTGGATTTTCGGGAGATCAGGGTCCTCCCCTGTCATTTCCTTCTCGATAACTTCCCCCGCCCACTTTAGATAAGCAATAATCTCTTTATTGCTCTCGTCGTTCTTGGGGTCGTTAATGAAGTCCAGGTACTTACCGGTTACTTCTTCCTTATTCATTTTTCGCTCCTTATCTAAGGTTTCAGCCGAGAACTTTTCCCGACACTTCCTATATAGGGCGCATGCACATTTTTGCTGCTAAAAGCGGAATTCAGCCGTTTTTAACGCTTTTTACCCGCATCGAGAGATGGTCAACGCCTGGATAAAACCGCCTGCCTTTGCGGGGATTTTTCTGGCTTGTACTGACCCCTGACGCCACCAGGTCTTGACCGGGGAATCTGGGGCTGAGTAGATAGAGAAAACCAGTCTCTGTTTTTGAATATTGGGTGAGCGAACTACGACTACTTCGTTAATCCTTCTCAAATCCCCGCGCGAGCACTAGGGGTTGGCATATGCTGGCCATATGGCAAAAAATAACGTATTAGCAATGATTCTGGCTGGTGGCGAAGGCAAGCGCCTGATGCCCCTTACTTTAGATAGGGCGAAACCTGCGGTTCCCTTCGGGGGCACTTATCGTTTGATTGATTTCGCGCTTTCCAATGTGGTGAACTCCGGGTATCTACGCTCGGTAGTGCTCACTCAGTACAAATCGCATTCTCTGGACCGCCATTTGGCGACCACTTGGAAGATGTCCGATTTACTGGGCAACTACGTGGCACCGGTACCCGCTCAGCAGCGGCGGGGCAAACACTGGTACCGGGGCAGCGCCGACGCAGTCTACCAATCACTAAACATTGTGCGTGATGAAAATCCGGAGTACATCCTGATTATCGGGGCGGACAATATCTACCGCATGGACTTTTCTCAAATGGTCGATGACCATATTAAATCTGGATTGCCTTGTACGGTTGCTGGGATTCGGCAACCGATTGAGCTTTCTAGTGCTTTTGGGGTCATTGACCAAACCAACGGAACGATTAATCGCTTCATTGAAAAACCCGAAACCTGCGAGGGTCTTCCCGATGACCCCACAAAGTTCTTGGCCTCGATGGGCAACTACGTATTCACCACTAAAGATCTAGTGGCAGCGCTAGAAGCGGACGCTAACAATGAAGATTCTAAGCACGATATGGGTGGGGATCTGGTTCCTTACTTCGTAGAGCATGGCGGGGTGAACTGCTATGACTTTATTGAAAATGTGGTTCCGGGCGCTACCGACCGTGACCGCGACTACTGGCGAGACGTGGGTACTATTGATGCCTTCTACGAAGCGCACCTAGACCTGTTGTCGGTGTCTCCGGTGTTCAACCTCTATAACTTTGACTGGCCAACCTACACGAAACTAGATGCGTGGCTGCCCCCTGCTAAGAGCACTTTTAGCGATGAGAATCGCCGGGGTATGGCTCTGGATTCGATTGTTTCTCCGGGGGTAATCATTTCCGGTGCGCGCGTGGAACGCTCCATGCTCTCGCCCATGGTGCATCTGCACTCCTTCGCCTCTGTAGATGGCTCTGTGCTGATGAATGGCGTCGATGTGGAACGCTCCGCGGTGATCCACAATGCCATCTTGGATAAGAATGTGCGTGTGGCCGAAGGCGTTCAGATCGGGGTCGATCACGATAAAGACCGCGAACGCGGATTCACAGTTTCCGAGGGCGGGATCACCGTAGTACCCAAGGGGACAGTAGTAACCGAATAGCCTCATCAAAGCTAAAACCAAAGACTGGGGGCGGGAACATGAAGCCATGTTCCCGCCCCCAGTCTTATAGCTATTGGTGGTTGGAAAAACGCGCCGGATTTTTCCTACTTACATACCGGAGTACATCATTCCGCCGATAACCGCATAAAAAAGAACATAGAAAAGCACCGTCACGACCACGCCAGCGATGAAACCGTTACGGCACTGGATTGCCGTCTGAGGCTTGGTATTCTTCCACACCAGCCAAAGAATCAACCCGGCAATGGGGATGAAGAAGCCAAGGACTGCCCATCCAAAACTACCGGTGTCCCCTGGGTTTACACCAGACATTCCCGGGTTTTGATAGTTCTGCATGGGAGCCTGCGGGAAAGGTCGCCCGTAGGCCGGCTGCTGCCCCATTTGTGGTTGCCCATAGCCTGGTTGCTGCCCCACCTGGGGCGGAATCGGAGCCGGCTGCTGCTGATAGGGATAGGGAGATTGGTTAGGGTTGGGGTTGGAGTTGGGGTTAAATTGACTCATTTTTATTCTTCCTTTGAATAGAGAACTTAGAATTATTTTCCTATAACGCCCGGATACGTGGCAAATTTAACCCTTGACTTAATTTTGATACAAAAATTTATTCCCGCACTGCAGACGCGCCTTCAAGACCGTTGTACCCCTTCCAAAACCTCTTTTAACTGCTCAAATAGCTTCTTCACTTCTCTAACGCTTCCCAATTAAACCCGAGACTATTGGCGCAACGAGGCGTGAAAAATCCCGGTTAGCTCCCCGCAGCCGCAGCTAAGAGCACTAAAGCCGGGAACTTGAAAAGCAATAGCGGTAGCGGTGGACACTCCGTAAGGCACGCCCGCGTCCGCGGGAGCTAGAAGCTGGGCGGTCATCGAAATTATGGGCTCATGCCCTACTACTAGGATGGCTTTGCCGCCTGCCGGCCCATACTCCCCCACCAAACGCAATAGCCGCTCCGGGGAACAGTGATAGAGCTCGTCCTCTGCCAGTAGCTGCGCGCCCGGATAAGCCCTGCCGATCTGCTGAGCGGTTTGGGCAGCGCGAGCCGCCGTAGAATGCAATATCAGCTCTACCGCTACCTTCTCTTTAACAAGAAGCGCCCCCAACTCCCGCGCCTGCCGTATCCCCGCCGGAGTTAGAGGACGAGAGTGGTCGCCTCGGCCATAACCAGCCTGGGCGTGGCGCACCAGCGTTAATACGTAGCTCATACCCCCATCCTAGCTAAGCCTCTAGAATGAAAACTAAAGACAAGGAGAAACATGGCTTTAGCTAAAGGACCAGAAGACAATATCTGTTCGGCGCGCGGATGCGAAAACCCGGCAACCAAAGCAGTCCTGTGGCGTAACCCTAAGATTCCTCGTCCCGTACATAAAACCTGGCTGACTTGCGACGAACACGCTGATTTTTTGCGGCAATACCTGGCGTATCGCTCTTTTCCCACTAAAGTGGTTCCTTTTAGCGAGGTCGATACGGCAACTTTGGATTAACCCCGGATTATCCGCTAGCGCCGACAAAGTAGCGACGAAGGTCGGCACCTAGCTAAGTCAGTTCCACCAGATCCAGGTAATCATCACTCCATAAATCTTCATCCCCGTCCGGCAGCAGCAACACCCGCTGCGGATTCAGTGCCTCAACGGCACCCGGATCGTGGGTCACCAGCACCACTGCCCCCTCGTATTGGTCGAGGGCGTGCAAGATTTCTTCCCGAGACGCCGGATCCAGGTTATTGGTAGGTTCATCTAGCAGCAGCACATTGGCGCCGCTTACCACTAGGGTGGCCAGTGCTAGCCGGGTTTTTTCTCCCCCCGAAAGCACACTGGCCGGTTTAAAAGCGTCCTCCCCGGAAAATAGGAACTGTCCCAAGATGTTGCGCACGTGGGTTTCATCCAGGTCGGGAGCCGCCGCAGTCATATTTTCATAAACCGTGCGAGCGGGATCGAGGGTTTCGTGCTCTTGGGCGTAATAGCCCAGTTTGAGGCCGTGACCGGGGACAACTTCCCCCGCGTCTGCGTCCTCGATCCCGTTTAATAGTCGTAGCAGCGTGGTTTTCCCCGCGCCGTTTTCCCCCAAAACCACGACTTTGCTGCCGCGGTCGATTGATAAATCTAGGCCGCTAAATACCTCTAGGCTGCCATAGGATTTCGCGAGGCCGCGCGCATTCAAAGGTACTTTGCCGCAAGCTAGTGGAGTGGGAAAGCGCAGGCGGGCAACTTTTTCAGCTTTGGTTTCACTTCCGGCTTCTTTTACTAGTTCTTCGGCTCTGCGTAGCATTTGTTGCGCCGCGACTGCCTTAGTGGCTTTGGCTCGCATTTTTTCGCCTTGCTCGCGCAATGCCTGTGCTTTCGCTAAGGCGTTTTGGCGCTCCCGGCGTCGCCGTGCCTCATCTTGGGCGCGCTGCTTCAGGTAGGCGTCCCACCCTAGTTTGTATTGATCGATGACCGCCCGGGAGGCATCCAGGTACCACACCTGGTTTACGGTGTCTTTTAGTAGCGCCGTGGAGTGGGTGACCATTACGAAGCCGCCGGCATAGGTGCGCAGGAAATCGCGGAGCCAAATAATGGAGTCATGGTCTAAGTGGTTGGTGGGCTCATCTAGAAGGAGTACGTCTGGCTGGGAAAACAGTACCCGCGCCAGTTCTACTCGGCGGCGCTGCCCTCCGGAAAGGGTCGCCAGCGGCTGAGTGAGTGCGGCCTGGTCTAACCCTAAGTTGTGGGCGATCTGCATAGCTTCCGAGCGGGCAGCATACCCGCCTAGTCGGGTGAACTCTTCATCCAGGCGCGCGTATCTTTCTATCGCCTTCGCCTGAGTTTCCCCGCTGGTAGTGGACATTTTTTCTTGAGCATTCTCGATTGCCCGCAAAGTGCGATCCAGATTCCGCACCGCCATTATCCGAGAAATCCCATCCTTTTGTTTCACCCCCACTGCTGGGTCTTGTGACAGATACCCTACCGACCCCGAGGAAGTAACTTTGCCTTGAAAGTCGATATTGTCGATTAAGTCTTGGGCTTCTTCTTCGCTGAGGGAACCGCTAGAGCGGTGTTTACCTAGCGCCACTAGCGCCGCGATTAAGCGCATAGTAGTGGTTTTACCAGCGCCATTGCGCCCAACTAGGCCGATCCGCATTCCTTTATCGATACGCAAATTGGTGCGGGAAACCAAGAGCCGCTGCCCGATCCGCACTTCCATATCTTGCGCATTAATCACCCCGCGATTCTACCCAGGAGCTACCAGTAGTTAAAACTGATCAGGGTCTTACACGCGGCAATAATGGTTATGGAAGTGCTTCCCCGAGCTAACAGGGAGGTTTACAATAGTGCTTTAGCAAAGGTACCGTAACAAAGGGAAAAGTCATGCCCGTAAATCTGAGCCGCAAAGACATTCAAGCTATCGATGCCGCCAAAGCCTACTATGGGGGTCTCCCCCAAAATGAAGTGGCGGCGCGGCTGGGAATCTCCCGTCCCACGGTTTCTAAACTGCTGCGCTATGCACGTGCCAAAGGATACGTGAAAATCACAGTTAATGACCCTCGACTAGCGGACTCTTCAACCGCTAAAGCTTTAATGACGCGTTTTGGCCTGGAGGAGGCGGTGGTGGTTTATCCCAGTGCTCCCTCCGATATTGAAGTCCGCAAAGCACTGGGGGAAGCCGGAGCTCGAATGGTAGAAAAGGTGATTAAAGATGGCGATACCGTGGGGGTTTCCTGGTCACGAACCGTCGAAGAAATCTCTAAGAACCTGACCGCTCAGCCGCGCAAGAAGGTTGAGATCGTGCAACTGCGAGGGGGCGTAGGCGGATTTGCGCGCGGACAAAGCGAAATCGAGGCCGTTAATCGTTTTGCTGAGGCTTTTAAGGCTGAGGCGCATCTATTGGGAGCGCCCACCGTTTTTCAAAGTGCCGAAGCCAAACAGGCGATGATGAAAGAAAAGCAGGTAGCTGCAGCTTTGAAACGCGGGCGGGATTCCCGCATAGCTGTCTTTACCGTGGGAGATGCGGCAAAAAGTTCCTATCTTTTGACTCTGCCCACCCTCTCGCGAGATGTAAAACTGTTTTTAGAGAAAAAAGCAGTCGGCGATATTTGTTCCCGATTCATCGATACCCACGGCAGGGTGTGTTTGCCGGAACTAAATGACCGCACTATGGCGATATCTTTGGCACAGCTGCGGCGGATTCCCGAAAAGATTATGGTCGCTGGAGGGGGCGCGAAAGTAGCGATTATTAGGGTCGCCCTGGAACATGGTTACGCTAATCGGCTTGTGATTGACGCGGCTACTGCCGCGCAAGTGCTGGATATGCGAGTCAACTAGCTAGCAACCCGGAAACTAGCCTTGGAGGAACCCAAAGAGTCTCCCCTATACGGCACAAACTTAAACCGGAAGTTACATAAATTTAAATAAAAATATAATCGGCTCTCTTGTCTAGGCGAGGTAGGTCTCTAAGGTGTGAAATGCGCGGCTATCAGGGATTTAAAGCTTAGCAATCGCGAGAAACACCGATAGGATGAAGACATGAACAATATTAGTAAACTACGTAAACCCAAAGCCTGGATGACCGATATGGATGGTGTGCTAGTGCACGAATCCAAAGCACTCCCGGGCGCACACGAGTTTATCGAAACTCTAAAAGCCAAAGAAACTCCCTTTTTGGTACTAACTAACAACTCTATTTTCACTAACCGTGACCTAGCTGCGCGTTTGGAGGCCTCGGGGCTTGAGGTTCCCGAAGAACGTATCTGGACTTCCGCGAATGCTACCGCCGAGTTCTTAAACAGCCAGTCCCCTAACTCCACCGCGTTCGTTATTGGGGAGGCCGGGCTGACCACCGCTATTCACGAAACCGGCTATGTGATGACTGAAAGCAACCCGGAGTTCGTAGTCCTAGGGGAAACCCGCTTTTACGATTTCGTCAATATCACCAAGGCGATCCGCCTGATTGAAAAGGGCGCCAAATTTATCTGCACTAATCCGGATACTACTGGACCTTCCGAGGACGGAACTTTGCCGGCTGTAGGATCAGTGGCCGCCATGATTACTAAGGCGACTGGACGCAACCCCTATTTCGTGGGTAAACCGAATCCGGTAATGTTCCGCGCTGGACTCAATAAACTGGGAGCACACTCCGAGGACGCAGCCATGGTCGGTGACCGCATGGATACCGATATTCACGCCGGAGTCGAGAGCGGGATGGACTCCTACCTGGTGTTAACTGGTTCAACTTCCCGCGAGGACATCCATAAGTTCCCCTATCGCCCCAAGGCGGTATTTGAGGGAATCGGAGATCTACTGCCTCTGCTTTAAATCTGATTCCTTTTAAATAATGGGGGCGGGTAGCTTAGCTACCCGCCCCCATTACTGTTTAAAAGCTACTTAACTAATCTGCCCTTTGGCTTCTAGTTCTGCCCGCAAATCCTGGAACGCCGTGTAGTTAGCTAAAATATCGACTTGACCGCTACCAAACATACTGATAGCGCGATAGGCGCTATTTTCAACTTCGCAGGTTACCCCCTGTTTTTGCAAACATGCTTGCACCTTATCGGCACATTCTCCGGAAACGATAACTTTCGGGGTTCCCCGTAGAGGGGTGAAATCAATATCTTCAACCCAAGAAGGATCAGTTCCATCTCCGATACGCGCATTGACCGCTAATATTGCTCCCGCTGCTCCGGCGTGACGCATAGTTAGAGCTTCTCGCCATCCTGCGGGGTTCTTAGCCAAAAGTAAATGCCCTTTTACCTCTCCCACCTGGCAGGAGGCATAGCGTCCTGCCACCTCGGTAACTAGGGGGATTCCCTGGGCAGCGGCCGAAAGTGGCGCTCCCAAAACGCTGGCAGCTGCCAAAGCCATGAGGGCATTGCCGCGATTAACCAGACCCGGCAGATTAACCACTACTGATTGCTTAGCCCCCGGCGCCGACACTTCCATAGCGCTACCTGCCATTACTGCTTCGCCCTCCCCTAGAGCCGAATCCTCTAGGCGGTAGCTCCAATCGGGCTGCGGGCGGCGGAATGTCGGTTCGCCAGTAGAAAACCAATCCTCGCCCTCTCGCTTAATTTCTTTACCTGAACGCGGGCAGACCAGGGAATCGTCAATCCAGCGGGTGCCGACACTAACCCATACCTTTTGATTACCGTCCCAGGCAGCTGAAGTTACCATCGGGTCGTCACAATTAGCTACTACCGTAGCCTGCGGGCTGAGAGCAACTGCCTGCCGTAACCGTGCTTCCACATGGCCGACTGCACCTACCCGATCTAGCTGGTCGCGAGAAAGGTTCAGGTACAGCAACACCTGGGGTTTAACTTCCGCAGCGACCAAGGGAACATGCATTTCATCAACTTCTAAAACCACATAGGGGGCCGAAGGATTTTCCATAATTGCGGCGATTACCCCATTTTCCATATTGTCGCCGCCGCGGTTAGTAGCCACTGATTTTCCCGCTTGCTGTAGGGCATTAACCAGCATTTTCGTGGTAGTAGATTTCCCATTAGTTCCGGTAACTAAAGTTACCTTTTTTCCGGCGGCCAGGCGGCTCATAATATCGGGGCAAATTTTTTGTGCGACTCGCCCGCCAATCATTCCCCCGGAACCTTTCCCTAAAGTACGGGAAGCGAAAGCGGCAGCTTTTCCAACGGTAACTGCCAGATGTCCTTTAAAACCAAAATTCATGGTTTAAGACTACAAGAATTTTTTCTTGGTACCGCTAAGGCAAGCTAGTGAGATTCTTTACGATTTTATTTACCTAAAGATTACCTAGGGTGGCTACCATCACCGCTTTAATGGTGTGCATTCGGTTTTCTGCTTGGTCAAACACGATGGAACGTTCCCCGGAGAACACTTCGTCCGTAACTTCCAGGGCATCTAAACCGGTTTTTTGGTAAATATCCTCCCCCACGGTGGTGTTCCGGTCATGGAAAGCGGGCAAGCAGTGCAAGAACTTTGCCTGCGACCCTGCTTGTTCCATTAGCCTGGCGTTGACCTGGTAGGGCAACAGCAGCTTAATCCGCTCGTCCCACACTTCTTTCGGCTCCCCCATAGAAACCCAAACATCGGTGTACAGGAAATCAGTGCCCTTAACCCCGGCCGCAGGATCATCGGTGTGGGTTATTTTCGCACCGGTTTGAATTGCAATTTCATGGGCTTTATCAATCCAACGCTGCTCATTCCACAGCTGCCGCGGCCCTACAATCCGCACATCCATTCCCATCATCGCCCCGGAAATCAGCAGCGAATTCGACATGTTATTGCGGGCATCCCCCAGGTAGGCGAAAGAAATATCGCTCAGGTCCCGCCCAGAATGTTCTAACATAGTGAGCTGGTCACAGAGCATTTGGGTGGGATGCCACTCATCGGTGAGCCCATTCCAAACTGGGACTCCCGATAGCCGCGCCAAAGTTTCTACGTCCTCTTGGCGGCGTCCTCGAAACTCAATTCCATCATAAAAACGCCCCAGCACTTGCGCGGTGTCCGCCATGGATTCTTTATGCCCAATTTGGGAGGCCACCGGGTCTAGGAAGGTGACGTTAGCACCCTGGTCGTAGGCGGCTACTTCAAAAGAACAGCGCGTGCGAGTGGAAGTTTTCTCAAAAATCAGGGCGATATTTTTGCAGTTTAGATATGGTTTTTCGGTTCCTGCGCGTTTGGCCGCTTTTAGCTGCGCCGCCAAATCCAGCAGATACCGCCACTCCTCGGCGGTAAAATCGAGTTCTTTTAGGAAATGGCGGCCAGATAGTAATGCCACAGTTTAACCTTTCTGTTTACTATATTTACCCAGGTAGATCAGATTTAAACTAGTTATCGATAGCCTCGCGCTCAAGCGGACAAGTCATACACCGCGGTCCCCCGCGTCCGCGTCCTAGTTCCGCGCTGGGAACTTCCAACACTTTGATTCCTTGTGAACGCAAGTATTCAATGGTTTGCCAGTTACGATCATAGGAAGTAACCACGTTTTCACGCAGCGCCAGCAGATTGCAAGCATCATTCCACTGCCCACGCTCTGCCCCACTATCCGATTGGGGGGTCTGCAAAATATTTACTGACGACACCCCACTGGCCTGCGCTAACACCTGATGCATGTCTTCTGCCGGATAGTAGCGCCAGGAAATATTTCCTTGCGGCTCTCGGCGGGCAATGACGCTGGGCAGCATCCCCAGGTTCTTGTATTTATAGAAGGTATCTCGGTTAATCATGGTGATTACCGTGTCCAGGTGCATTTGGGCGCGCACCATCGGCATTAGCAGACCGGTAACCATTTCTACGGAGGAAGAAGCATCCAGCAGCAGACGAGCAGCGAGGCGTTCGAAACCGGCCGGACTGGTGCGCTCCCCCATACCCACCAGTACCGAAGTTGGTGACAGCACTTCCACGTCTCCGCCCTCGCAGGCAGCCGGGCTATCGGCCATCCCCGAACCAAACTGAGTGAAATTATCGTTAAAATCAGGGTGAAAACGATAGATAGCCTGCAGGTTTAAAGTTTCACGGCGGCGAGCAGTCTTGTTCATGGCTGAGAGCATTACTCCCTTACCGATCCAGGCGGAAGTATCCCGGGTGAACAGGTGGTTAGGCAGCGAATCCAAAATCAAATCT contains:
- a CDS encoding ABC transporter ATP-binding protein, producing MDTLLRLQHVSFLRGGNPILQDVSFQSQLGENWVILGPNGAGKTTLISILAARNYPSSGEAEILGQRLGAVPVQQLHERVGLCSSAVLRVIPGSQTVKALILSAAYGTMVRGRDQDFEDIDYQRRANLMELFGVASLQDRRLSTLSDGERQRVLIARALMADPEILILDEPVAGVDLQARELLLSALDELSSDPKSPQIVMVTHHLEEIPASFNRAALMKEGRIMASGEIDQVLTSENLSEAFSLPLKCGRSDDRRWWAHAK
- the glgA gene encoding glycogen synthase → MRVDLLSREYPPHVYGGAGVHVTELAKVLAERIDVGVHCFDGPRPDDGGKIRVTGYDYCAEQDGANAALRTLGIDLQMAQHCDQADLVHSHTWYANMAGHWAKNLYEVPHVVTAHSLEPLRPWKREQLGGGYNLSSWAEKTAYLAADAVVGVSHGMKDDILRAYPQIDPDKVHVIHNGLDLTDWALPTDQEAVAQTLAKYGINPEIPTVVFVGRITRQKGLPHFLQAIEQIPADSQVVLCAGAPDTPEIEKEVRGLVEGLSARRSGIIWIEEMLPHDQLVNILSAAHVFVTPSIYEPMGIVNLEAAAMELPVVGTATGGIPDCIAEGETGYLVPIEQLSDGSGTPTNPDKFHRDMAERITALLENPELAKKMGKAGRKRVEEKFSWQTVADKTVELYRSLL
- a CDS encoding glucose-1-phosphate adenylyltransferase, with product MAKNNVLAMILAGGEGKRLMPLTLDRAKPAVPFGGTYRLIDFALSNVVNSGYLRSVVLTQYKSHSLDRHLATTWKMSDLLGNYVAPVPAQQRRGKHWYRGSADAVYQSLNIVRDENPEYILIIGADNIYRMDFSQMVDDHIKSGLPCTVAGIRQPIELSSAFGVIDQTNGTINRFIEKPETCEGLPDDPTKFLASMGNYVFTTKDLVAALEADANNEDSKHDMGGDLVPYFVEHGGVNCYDFIENVVPGATDRDRDYWRDVGTIDAFYEAHLDLLSVSPVFNLYNFDWPTYTKLDAWLPPAKSTFSDENRRGMALDSIVSPGVIISGARVERSMLSPMVHLHSFASVDGSVLMNGVDVERSAVIHNAILDKNVRVAEGVQIGVDHDKDRERGFTVSEGGITVVPKGTVVTE
- a CDS encoding SixA phosphatase family protein, whose translation is MSYVLTLVRHAQAGYGRGDHSRPLTPAGIRQARELGALLVKEKVAVELILHSTAARAAQTAQQIGRAYPGAQLLAEDELYHCSPERLLRLVGEYGPAGGKAILVVGHEPIISMTAQLLAPADAGVPYGVSTATAIAFQVPGFSALSCGCGELTGIFHASLRQ
- a CDS encoding ABC-F family ATP-binding cassette domain-containing protein; translation: MINAQDMEVRIGQRLLVSRTNLRIDKGMRIGLVGRNGAGKTTTMRLIAALVALGKHRSSGSLSEEEAQDLIDNIDFQGKVTSSGSVGYLSQDPAVGVKQKDGISRIMAVRNLDRTLRAIENAQEKMSTTSGETQAKAIERYARLDEEFTRLGGYAARSEAMQIAHNLGLDQAALTQPLATLSGGQRRRVELARVLFSQPDVLLLDEPTNHLDHDSIIWLRDFLRTYAGGFVMVTHSTALLKDTVNQVWYLDASRAVIDQYKLGWDAYLKQRAQDEARRRRERQNALAKAQALREQGEKMRAKATKAVAAQQMLRRAEELVKEAGSETKAEKVARLRFPTPLACGKVPLNARGLAKSYGSLEVFSGLDLSIDRGSKVVVLGENGAGKTTLLRLLNGIEDADAGEVVPGHGLKLGYYAQEHETLDPARTVYENMTAAAPDLDETHVRNILGQFLFSGEDAFKPASVLSGGEKTRLALATLVVSGANVLLLDEPTNNLDPASREEILHALDQYEGAVVLVTHDPGAVEALNPQRVLLLPDGDEDLWSDDYLDLVELT